Proteins from a single region of Butyrivibrio fibrisolvens:
- a CDS encoding response regulator transcription factor, translating into MQYDCLIIDDEKALADNTCEYFNMFDVKTKAVYSKKEAEKFLESDSASLILLDINLSDGSGFELCKKVRETLNIPILFISARSTDDDKIIALNIGGDDYIEKPYSLGVLLAKVRVVLKRFGNSGDGSANASSSNEGSDTSKDYDDGNLKLDSLNKVVTANGKTAKLTSIEFKLLKYLTDNHDRLVTKAELFDNVWNDKFTTDGTLNVHIRKIREEIEKDPQNPKYIVTVWKEGYRFVSL; encoded by the coding sequence ATGCAATACGACTGCCTGATAATTGATGATGAAAAAGCTCTCGCAGACAACACCTGCGAATATTTCAACATGTTCGATGTTAAGACCAAAGCTGTCTATTCTAAGAAAGAAGCCGAAAAGTTCCTTGAATCTGACAGCGCATCACTGATCCTTCTTGATATAAATCTCTCTGATGGAAGCGGTTTTGAGCTTTGCAAAAAAGTCAGAGAGACTCTCAATATTCCTATCCTCTTCATCTCAGCAAGAAGCACAGATGATGATAAGATAATAGCCCTGAATATTGGAGGGGATGACTACATAGAAAAACCTTATTCGCTTGGAGTTCTCCTCGCCAAGGTCAGAGTAGTTTTAAAAAGATTTGGAAATTCAGGTGATGGATCAGCTAATGCTTCTTCCTCTAATGAAGGTAGTGATACTTCCAAAGACTACGATGATGGCAATCTTAAACTGGACAGCCTTAACAAGGTAGTTACAGCTAATGGCAAGACTGCAAAGCTTACCAGCATTGAATTCAAGCTCCTTAAATACCTCACAGACAACCACGACAGGCTTGTAACCAAAGCAGAACTTTTTGACAACGTATGGAATGACAAGTTCACAACTGACGGAACCTTGAATGTCCACATCAGAAAGATCCGTGAAGAGATAGAAAAAGATCCTCAGAATCCCAAGTACATCGTCACTGTTTGGAAGGAAGGCTATAGGTTCGTATCATTATGA